GAGGGGGAAGTGCACCTTTCACGAACATGATGGCCCCTTCTGCTGACTCGACTGCGAGGTTTGTCCAGATACGAGGTGGATTTGAGAGATTGGCCCTCCCCTCTTTGAGCACACCAGGAATGAGCGAAAGCCTCTTCACCACTGAATTGAGTCTCTCCTCAATTCCAGCATAGGTTCTAACACACGGTACATAGCAGCCGTAGATACAAATCTCTGGATAGGCGACCGGGTTCTTCTTAAGTATTTTCATTTCATCCAGGAAGAGGAGTCTGGTGCGTATCATGGCAATGGTGAGTTTGAGGTCTTCCACTTCCATTTTCGACAGAGAATTCGAGTCGAGTCCTTCAAATTTGGAGAGTTGCGTCTTTAGCCAGCGCGTGTCATCTTCGATAGCAGGACTGCTAAGATCTCCCAGTTCGGTATCATAGTCGTGAACACCCACAGCAGTAGCCTCAACGGGATTTCTTCTCCACAATTCCTTCAAGAACTGATCTACTGCCGCATCAAGAGTGTCCCTCTTGGGCACCTCTCACCTCCAGGGTTTTACTTCGCCCCCTGCTTCAAGCGTAAGCTTCTTTATCTTTTCAAAATCCGATTTGTGTAACCTGGCATTCAGTTCCACATATCCACCCTCGCAGTTGGTCTCAAGGACCTCACCCAGTTCGTGCACCACAGATATTAGCCTCCCATTCTTCAGAGGCAACCTGAATTTTCCTTCAACCACCTCTCTCTCCATCTCTGCCTCCAGGGCGAATAGAAGCCTGTCCATACCCTCGCCAGTAAGGGCTGAGACGCAAAGGCATCCAGTGTATCTGCGAGACAACCCGGAAAGCACTGCCCTGTCAAGAAGCCTGTCTATCTTGTTGAAAACGAGAATGCTCTTTTTGTCAAGGCATCCCAGGTCACGGAGTACAACCGAACCTGCGTCCATATGGGATTTAAACTCAGGATGGCTAACGTCCACTATTCGAAGCCTCAAGTCAGCTTCAATGGCCTCCTCGAGGGTGGATCTGAACGAAGCGACTAGATGGTGAGGAAGATCCCGGATGAAGCCTACGGTGTCCGTGATCAGGGCTTTTCTCCCATTCTCAAATTGGAGCAGCCGGGTTGTCGGGTCCAGAGTGGTGAAAAGAGCTTTTTCAGTCCTGACACCGGCCTTGGTGAGCGCATTCATTATCGTTGATTTGCCGGCGTCAGTGTATCCGGTCAGGGCCACCCTGAACATCGAACGTCTTCGCTTTCTCTGGACCGCCCTCGCCTTCTCCACAGACCTCAGCTCATCCTTCAATTTCTTCATCTTCTCTCTCAGCCTTCTTCTCTCCACCTCAAGTTTCTTTTCTCCTGGACCCCTCGTTCCTATGCCTCCGCCCAGCTTTGAAAGATCTATGCCTTTACCGGTCAGTCTGGGTAGTCTGTATGAAAGCTGCGCGAGCTCCACTTCTATTTTCGCCTCCATCGTC
This candidate division TA06 bacterium DNA region includes the following protein-coding sequences:
- the hflX gene encoding GTPase HflX: MYDLEEESRRKEKVLLVGTGPKSQREELIESLEELGLLVETAGGEVAEKMLHIRERPDAATMIGKGKARRVEEIRTQLKVDTVVFDQELSSAHIRNLEGIIAAKILDRTELILDIFALHARTMEAKIEVELAQLSYRLPRLTGKGIDLSKLGGGIGTRGPGEKKLEVERRRLREKMKKLKDELRSVEKARAVQRKRRRSMFRVALTGYTDAGKSTIMNALTKAGVRTEKALFTTLDPTTRLLQFENGRKALITDTVGFIRDLPHHLVASFRSTLEEAIEADLRLRIVDVSHPEFKSHMDAGSVVLRDLGCLDKKSILVFNKIDRLLDRAVLSGLSRRYTGCLCVSALTGEGMDRLLFALEAEMEREVVEGKFRLPLKNGRLISVVHELGEVLETNCEGGYVELNARLHKSDFEKIKKLTLEAGGEVKPWR